Proteins encoded by one window of Bubalus bubalis isolate 160015118507 breed Murrah chromosome 4, NDDB_SH_1, whole genome shotgun sequence:
- the PHLDA1 gene encoding pleckstrin homology-like domain family A member 1, translating into MRRAPAAERLSELGFPPRRGRQEPPFPLGVTRGWGVWPIQKRREGARPVPFSERSQEDGRGPAARSSGTLWRIRTRLPCCPDPEPPPPPQPLCFLRVSLLCALRPGGRGSRWGEDGARLLLLPPTRAAGSGEAEPSGCAPYAGRMLESSGCKALKEGVLEKRSDGLLQLWKKKCCILTEEGLLLIPPKQLQHHHQQQQQQQQQPGQGSVEPSQPGGPAVASLEPPVKLKELHFSNMKTVDCVERKGKYMYFTVVMAEGKEIDFRCPQDQGWNAEITLQMVQYKNRQAILAVKSTRQKQQHLVQQQPPQPQPLQPQSQGQPQPQSQAQPQPQPKPQPQPKPQPQPKPQSQSLHPYPHSHPHPLPHPHAHPLPHPHPPPLSQAHGHRLLRSTSNSA; encoded by the coding sequence ATGAGGCGCGCGCCGGCGGCAGAGCGCCTCTCAGAGCTGGGCTTTCCCCCGCGGCGCGGGCGCCAGGAGCCGCCTTTTCCGCTGGGTGTCACTCGGGGGTGGGGGGTATGGCCCATTCAAAAGCGCCGCGAGGGGGCCCGGCCAGTGCCCTTCAGTGAGCGCTCGCAAGAGGACGGCAGAGGCCCGGCGGCTCGGAGCTCCGGGACCTTGTGGCGCATCAGGACGCGGCTGCCCTGCTGCCCGGACcccgagccgccgccgccgccacagcCGCTCTGCTTTCTGCGCGTTAGCCTCCTCTGCGCGCTCCGGCCCGGAGGCCGCGGGAGCCGTTGGGGCGAGGACGGCgcgcggctgctgctgctgcccccgACCCGGGCGGCTGGAAGCGGAGAGGCCGAGCCGAGCGGCTGCGCCCCCTATGCCGGGAGGATGTTGGAGAGCAGCGGCTGCAAGGCGCTGAAGGAGGGGGTGTTGGAGAAGCGCAGCGACGGGCTGCTGCAGCTCTGGAAGAAAAAGTGCTGCATCCTCACCGAGGAGGGGCTGCTGCTCATCCCTCCCAAACAGCTGcaacaccaccaccagcagcagcagcagcagcaacagcagcccgGGCAGGGGTCGGTCGAGCCGTCCCAACCCGGAGGCCCCGCCGTGGCCAGCCTCGAGCCGCCAGTCAAGCTCAAGGAATTGCACTTTTCCAACATGAAGACCGTGGACTGCGTGGAGCGCAAGGGCAAGTACATGTACTTCACGGTGGTGATGGCTGAGGGCAAGGAGATCGACTTTCGGTGCCCGCAGGACCAGGGCTGGAACGCCGAGATCACGTTGCAGATGGTGCAGTACAAGAATCGCCAGGCCATCCTGGCGGTCAAGTCCACGCGGCAGAAGCAACAGCACTTGGTCCAGCAACAGCCTCCGCAGCCGCAGCCGCTTCAGCCCCAAAGCCAAGGCCAGCCGCAGCCTCAGTCCCAAGCCCAGCCGCAGCCCCAACCCAAACCGCAGCCCCAGCCCAAACCCCAGCCTCAGCCGAAGCCGCAGTCGCAGTCGCTTCATCCGTACCCGCATTCGCACCCGCACCCGCTCCCACATCCGCACGCGCACCCACTACCGCACCCGCACCCACCGCCGCTCTCGCAGGCGCACGGCCACCGGCTCCTCCGCAGCACCTCCAACTCGGCCTGA